A genomic segment from Bos taurus isolate L1 Dominette 01449 registration number 42190680 breed Hereford chromosome 1, ARS-UCD2.0, whole genome shotgun sequence encodes:
- the TXLNA gene encoding alpha-taxilin isoform X1 produces the protein MKNQDKKNGPSKQSGNTSNPKNTPGQPEAGPEGAQGRPSQSAPATEAEGSTSQAAGKAEGAQAKSAQSGALRDVSEELSRQLEDILSTYCVDNSQGGPGEDVAQGEPAEPEDAEKSRTYASRNGEPEPETPVVNGEKEISKGEPGPDEIRTSDEVVDRDHRRPQEKKKAKGLGKEITLLMQTLNTLSTPEEKLAALCKKYAELLEEHRNSQKQMKLLQKKQSQLVQEKDHLRGEHSKAVLARSKLESLCRELQRHNRSLKEEGVQRAREEEEKRKEVTSHFQVTLNDIQLQMEQHNERNSKLRQENVELAERLKKLIEQYELREEHIDKVFKHKDLQQQLVDAKLQQAQEMLKEAEERHQREKDFLLKEAVESQRMCELMKQQETHLKQQLALYTEKFEEFQNTLSKSSEVFTTFKQEMEKMTKKIKKLEKETTMYRSRWESSNKALLEMAEEKTLRDKELEGLQVKIQRLEKLCRALQSERNDLNKRVQDLSAGSQAPLTDSGPERRAEAANASKEQGSEGPRVQTPSSPRATEAPCCPGALSTDPSGQTGPQEPTSITA, from the exons ATGAAGAACCAAGACAAAAAGAATGGGCCTTCCAAGCAATCAGGCAACACTTCCAACCCCAAAAACACTCCGGGGCAACCGGAAGCAGGACCTGAGGGAGCCCAGGGGCGGCCCAGCCAGTCGGCTCCTGCGACAGAAGCTGAAGGTTCCACCAGCCAGGCTGCAGGGAAGGCAGAGG GAGCACAAGCCAAGAGTGCTCAGTCTGGAGCCCTCCGTGATGTCTCTGAGGAGTTGAGCCGCCAGCTGGAAGACATCCTCAGTACATACTGCGTGGACAACAGTCAAGGGGGCCCAGGTGAGGATGTGGCACAGGGTGAGCCTGCTGAACCCGAAGATGCAGAGAAGTCCCGGACCTATGCCTCAAGGAATGGGGAGCCTGAGCCAGAGACTCCAGTAGTCAATGGTGAGAAGGAAATCTCCAAGGGGGAGCCGGGCCCGGACGAGATCCGGACCAGTGATGAAGTCGTAGACCGAGACCACCGAAGGCCACAGGAGAAGAAGAAAGCCAAGGGTCTGG GAAAGGAGATCACATTACTAATGCAGACGCTGAACACGCTGAGTACCCCTGAGGAGAAGCTCGCAGCTCTGTGCAAGAAGTATGCTGAGCTG CTGGAAGAGCACCGGAACTCCCAGAAGCAGATGAAGCTCTTGCAGAAGAAGCAGAGCCAGCTGGTGCAGGAGAAGGACCACCTGCGCGGCGAGCACAGCAAGGCTGTCCTGGCCCGCAGCAAGCTCGAGAGCCTCTGCCGTGAGCTGCAGCGCCATAACCGCTCCCTCAAG GAAGAAGGTGTGCAGCGGGcccgggaggaggaggagaaacgCAAGGAAGTGACCTCGCACTTCCAGGTGACGCTGAATGACATCCAGCTGCAGATGGAACAGCACAATGAGCGCAATTCCAAGCTACGCCAGGAGAACGTGGAGCTGGCTGAAAGGCTCAAGAAGCTGATTGAGCAGTATGAGCTGCGGGAGGAG CACATTGACAAAGTCTTCAAACACAAGGAcctgcagcagcagctggtggacGCCAAGCTCCAGCAGgcccaggagatgctgaaggaggcagaggagaggcaCCAGCGGGAGAAGGATTTT CTCCTCAAAGAGGCTGTGGAGTCCCAGAGGATGTGCGAGCTGATGAAGCAGCAGGAGACCCACCTGAAACAGCAG CTTGCCCTGTACACTGAGAAGTTTGAGGAGTTCCAGAACACTCTTTCCAAAAGTAGTGAGGTGTTCACCAcattcaaacaggagatggaaaag ATGACTAAGAAGATcaagaagctggaaaaggaaaCCACCATGTACCGGTCCCGGTGGGAGAGCAGCAACAAGGCCCTGCTTGAGATGGCCGAGGAG AAAACACTCCGGGACAAAGAGCTGGAGGGCCTGCAGGTGAAAATCCAGCGGCTGGAGAAGCTGTGCCGAGCACTGCAGTCAGAGCGCAATGACCTGAACAAGAGGGTGCAGGACCTGAGTGCTGGCAGCCAGGCTCCCCTCACTGACAGTGGCCCTGAGCGAAGGGCAGAGGCTGCCAACGCCTCTAAGGAGCAGGGCAGCGAGGGGCCTAGGGTTCAAACACCGAGCTCCCCAAGAGCCACAGAAGCTCCTTGCTGCCCCGGAGCACTGAGCACAGACCCTTCAGGCCAAACGGGGCCCCAGGAACCCACCTCCATCACCGCCTAG
- the TXLNA gene encoding alpha-taxilin isoform X2 has translation MQTLNTLSTPEEKLAALCKKYAELLEEHRNSQKQMKLLQKKQSQLVQEKDHLRGEHSKAVLARSKLESLCRELQRHNRSLKEEGVQRAREEEEKRKEVTSHFQVTLNDIQLQMEQHNERNSKLRQENVELAERLKKLIEQYELREEHIDKVFKHKDLQQQLVDAKLQQAQEMLKEAEERHQREKDFLLKEAVESQRMCELMKQQETHLKQQLALYTEKFEEFQNTLSKSSEVFTTFKQEMEKMTKKIKKLEKETTMYRSRWESSNKALLEMAEEKTLRDKELEGLQVKIQRLEKLCRALQSERNDLNKRVQDLSAGSQAPLTDSGPERRAEAANASKEQGSEGPRVQTPSSPRATEAPCCPGALSTDPSGQTGPQEPTSITA, from the exons ATGCAGACGCTGAACACGCTGAGTACCCCTGAGGAGAAGCTCGCAGCTCTGTGCAAGAAGTATGCTGAGCTG CTGGAAGAGCACCGGAACTCCCAGAAGCAGATGAAGCTCTTGCAGAAGAAGCAGAGCCAGCTGGTGCAGGAGAAGGACCACCTGCGCGGCGAGCACAGCAAGGCTGTCCTGGCCCGCAGCAAGCTCGAGAGCCTCTGCCGTGAGCTGCAGCGCCATAACCGCTCCCTCAAG GAAGAAGGTGTGCAGCGGGcccgggaggaggaggagaaacgCAAGGAAGTGACCTCGCACTTCCAGGTGACGCTGAATGACATCCAGCTGCAGATGGAACAGCACAATGAGCGCAATTCCAAGCTACGCCAGGAGAACGTGGAGCTGGCTGAAAGGCTCAAGAAGCTGATTGAGCAGTATGAGCTGCGGGAGGAG CACATTGACAAAGTCTTCAAACACAAGGAcctgcagcagcagctggtggacGCCAAGCTCCAGCAGgcccaggagatgctgaaggaggcagaggagaggcaCCAGCGGGAGAAGGATTTT CTCCTCAAAGAGGCTGTGGAGTCCCAGAGGATGTGCGAGCTGATGAAGCAGCAGGAGACCCACCTGAAACAGCAG CTTGCCCTGTACACTGAGAAGTTTGAGGAGTTCCAGAACACTCTTTCCAAAAGTAGTGAGGTGTTCACCAcattcaaacaggagatggaaaag ATGACTAAGAAGATcaagaagctggaaaaggaaaCCACCATGTACCGGTCCCGGTGGGAGAGCAGCAACAAGGCCCTGCTTGAGATGGCCGAGGAG AAAACACTCCGGGACAAAGAGCTGGAGGGCCTGCAGGTGAAAATCCAGCGGCTGGAGAAGCTGTGCCGAGCACTGCAGTCAGAGCGCAATGACCTGAACAAGAGGGTGCAGGACCTGAGTGCTGGCAGCCAGGCTCCCCTCACTGACAGTGGCCCTGAGCGAAGGGCAGAGGCTGCCAACGCCTCTAAGGAGCAGGGCAGCGAGGGGCCTAGGGTTCAAACACCGAGCTCCCCAAGAGCCACAGAAGCTCCTTGCTGCCCCGGAGCACTGAGCACAGACCCTTCAGGCCAAACGGGGCCCCAGGAACCCACCTCCATCACCGCCTAG